In one window of Deinococcus hopiensis KR-140 DNA:
- a CDS encoding ABC transporter substrate-binding protein, protein MTLGLCLLAALGLGQAGAQKATLTIESWRNDDLKIWRDSIIPAFEKSHPDIHVVFSPTAPTEYNAVVEAKLKGGTAGDIIACRPFDASLALYKAKYLTSLNTLSGMKNFSTVARAAWSTDDGKTTFCVPTAAVIHGFLYNKAAFKEAGVTVPKTEKEFLAALDKLKANGKYAPLVMGTKDQWESATMGYQNIGPTLWGGEKGRTGLLKGTAQYNKGGFLQAFEALGRWKAYLPSGYQALAYPDAQNMFAQGRGAVYPAGSWDIATFRTMNPKLDLGAFAPYTFAAGQKCVIDDHPDIGFGLNATGKNQAAARTFLNWMAGDEFAKLYANALPGFYPLANVSYKVNDPVAQQFLDWRKTCGASFRSSYQLLSRNANPNNENDLWNASSQLLNGKMTPKQAADFVQKNLASWYAPQKGK, encoded by the coding sequence TTGACCCTGGGCCTGTGCCTGCTCGCCGCGCTGGGCCTGGGCCAGGCCGGGGCACAGAAGGCCACCCTGACCATCGAGAGCTGGCGCAACGACGACCTCAAAATCTGGCGAGACAGCATCATCCCCGCCTTTGAGAAGAGCCATCCCGACATTCACGTGGTCTTTTCACCCACCGCACCCACCGAGTACAACGCGGTGGTGGAGGCCAAGCTCAAGGGGGGAACCGCCGGGGACATCATCGCCTGTCGCCCCTTTGACGCCAGCCTCGCGCTGTACAAGGCCAAGTACCTGACCTCGCTGAACACCCTCTCGGGGATGAAGAACTTTTCCACTGTGGCCCGCGCCGCCTGGAGCACCGACGACGGCAAGACCACCTTCTGCGTGCCCACCGCCGCCGTGATCCACGGCTTTTTGTACAACAAGGCGGCCTTCAAGGAGGCGGGCGTGACGGTGCCCAAAACCGAGAAGGAATTCCTGGCAGCGCTCGACAAGCTCAAGGCGAACGGCAAGTACGCGCCCCTGGTGATGGGCACCAAGGACCAGTGGGAATCGGCCACGATGGGCTACCAGAACATTGGTCCGACGCTGTGGGGCGGCGAGAAAGGACGCACCGGGCTGCTGAAGGGAACAGCGCAGTACAACAAGGGCGGTTTCCTGCAGGCCTTCGAGGCGCTGGGCCGCTGGAAGGCGTACCTGCCCAGCGGGTATCAGGCGCTGGCATACCCCGACGCGCAGAACATGTTCGCGCAGGGACGCGGAGCGGTGTACCCGGCGGGCTCGTGGGACATTGCCACCTTCCGCACCATGAATCCCAAGCTGGATCTGGGGGCCTTCGCGCCTTATACCTTTGCGGCGGGGCAAAAGTGCGTGATCGACGACCATCCCGACATCGGCTTCGGGCTGAACGCGACGGGCAAGAACCAGGCGGCAGCGAGGACGTTCCTGAACTGGATGGCGGGCGACGAGTTTGCCAAGCTGTATGCCAACGCGCTTCCCGGCTTCTATCCGCTGGCGAACGTGAGTTACAAGGTGAACGACCCCGTGGCGCAGCAGTTTCTGGACTGGCGCAAGACGTGCGGGGCCTCGTTCCGGTCCTCGTACCAGTTGCTGTCGCGTAACGCCAACCCCAACAACGAAAATGACCTGTGGAACGCCTCGTCGCAACTGCTCAACGGCAAGATGACGCCCAAGCAGGCCGCCGACTTCGTGCAGAAGAACCTGGCGTCGTGGTACGCGCCGCAGAAAGGCAAGTAA
- a CDS encoding carbohydrate ABC transporter permease — protein MTSPARARPFPTHIVVFLLPAVTIYTLFMIYPLLSSLWTSLNGKSAAGTPLFVGLANYVRLFTAPEFSAPFWNALKNNAIFFAIHMALQNPIGLLLAVLLTRKLAGTAIYRTVIFTPTILSVVIVGFAWKLILNPAWGIAPGLLRALHLEGLYQPWLGLESTSLITLALISVWQNIGIPMMLFTAALLRVPNELFEAARVDGAGAWTIFRRIQLPLILPTVAIVSVLTFVGNFNAFDLVYATQGALAGPNFASDILGTFFYRTFFGYQLQPGDPYMGSAVAGVMLLIILIGVLVFAVWQRRIQEVQF, from the coding sequence ATGACCAGCCCCGCCCGAGCCAGGCCCTTTCCCACGCATATCGTGGTGTTCCTGCTGCCCGCCGTCACGATCTACACGCTGTTTATGATCTATCCACTGCTGAGTTCGCTGTGGACCTCGCTGAACGGCAAATCGGCGGCGGGCACGCCGCTGTTCGTCGGGCTCGCGAATTACGTGCGGCTGTTCACGGCGCCCGAGTTCTCAGCGCCCTTCTGGAACGCGCTGAAGAACAACGCCATCTTCTTCGCCATCCACATGGCCCTGCAAAACCCCATCGGGCTGCTGCTCGCCGTGCTGCTGACGCGCAAGCTGGCGGGTACGGCGATCTACCGTACCGTGATCTTCACGCCCACCATCCTGTCGGTGGTTATCGTGGGCTTCGCGTGGAAGCTGATTCTCAATCCCGCATGGGGAATTGCACCGGGACTCCTGCGCGCGCTGCATCTGGAAGGGCTGTATCAGCCTTGGCTGGGGCTGGAATCCACCTCCCTAATCACCCTGGCGCTGATCTCGGTGTGGCAGAACATCGGTATTCCCATGATGCTGTTCACGGCAGCGCTGCTGCGGGTGCCAAACGAACTGTTTGAGGCGGCGCGGGTGGACGGAGCAGGGGCATGGACCATTTTCCGCCGCATCCAGCTGCCGCTGATCCTCCCTACCGTCGCCATCGTCTCGGTGCTGACCTTCGTGGGCAACTTCAACGCCTTTGACCTCGTGTACGCGACGCAGGGTGCACTCGCCGGACCGAACTTCGCCAGCGACATTCTGGGCACCTTTTTCTACCGCACCTTCTTCGGGTACCAGCTGCAACCCGGCGATCCGTATATGGGCTCGGCGGTGGCGGGAGTGATGTTGCTGATCATATTGATCGGCGTGCTGGTCTTCGCGGTATGGCAGCGCCGGATTCAGGAAGTGCAGTTCTGA
- a CDS encoding carbohydrate ABC transporter permease: MQRSPALPQVKRPIPRRTPNASVLFGHLFLILYCALALFPIVLMIVNSFKDQLSIFGAPFALPNAKTFTLDGYKTLFEGANFGGYVLNSLLVTVTSLALILLTGSMASFALAEYRFRMSPLVALYLSLGIMVPIRLGTVGILNLAVGLHLVNTLWSLILVYVAQGLPLAVFVLTAFMRQLPKDLKEAARLDGASEYRIYGLTLPLIRPAVGAVMAISLIPVWNDLWFPLILAPGEKTKTIVLGASVFLGQYVNDYSAVLAALTLAILPAVLLYVLFSRQLISGLTEGAVK; this comes from the coding sequence ATGCAACGCAGCCCTGCCCTGCCCCAAGTCAAGCGGCCCATCCCGCGCCGCACTCCCAATGCGTCGGTGCTGTTTGGCCATCTCTTCCTGATCCTCTACTGCGCGCTGGCCCTGTTTCCCATCGTGCTGATGATCGTCAATTCCTTCAAAGACCAGCTGTCGATCTTCGGCGCACCCTTCGCACTGCCCAACGCGAAGACCTTCACGTTGGACGGGTACAAGACGCTCTTTGAGGGGGCAAACTTCGGTGGATACGTCCTCAACAGCCTGCTCGTCACGGTCACGTCGCTGGCGCTGATCCTACTCACGGGCTCGATGGCCTCGTTTGCGCTGGCCGAGTACCGCTTTCGCATGAGCCCGCTGGTGGCGCTGTACCTCTCGCTGGGAATCATGGTGCCGATTCGGCTGGGGACAGTGGGCATTCTCAACCTGGCGGTGGGGCTGCACCTCGTCAATACGCTGTGGTCTTTGATCCTGGTGTACGTGGCGCAGGGGTTGCCGCTGGCCGTGTTCGTGCTGACAGCCTTTATGCGCCAACTGCCCAAAGACCTGAAGGAAGCTGCCCGGCTGGACGGCGCGAGCGAGTACCGCATCTACGGCCTGACGCTGCCGCTCATTCGCCCGGCGGTGGGCGCGGTGATGGCCATTTCGCTCATCCCGGTCTGGAATGACCTGTGGTTTCCGCTTATCCTGGCGCCGGGCGAGAAGACCAAGACCATCGTACTGGGCGCGTCGGTGTTTCTCGGGCAATACGTGAATGACTACAGCGCGGTGCTGGCCGCTCTCACCCTGGCGATCCTACCCGCCGTGCTGCTGTACGTGCTGTTCTCGCGCCAGCTTATCAGCGGGCTGACCGAGGGCGCGGTCAAGTAG
- a CDS encoding Gfo/Idh/MocA family protein, with translation MRVGIVGSGSMGWAHARAWHTLGVELAVHSRNWEEATRLASLWDARVSPDLDSLLAEVDVVDVCLPTFLHRETAERAARAGCHVVCEKPLALAVEDAEAMFAACDAAGVRLFVAMVLRFFPQYRAARELVRAGQIGEPRVLRLKRVGSPPHGGTSWFGDEARSGGVILDLMLHDIDYALWTLGEAERVYARSTTAGAHQYAQAVLTHRSGASCLIEAGWAYPDGLFRTGIDLAGTSGLIEWSSDAAPPVQTFHPQKRGEQQAVALPAVSPGTDPFVLELGAVLAALKEDRPFEVTPGEALGALRTAFAIRESARTGRAVTLGVEA, from the coding sequence ATGCGCGTCGGCATCGTCGGCTCGGGCAGCATGGGGTGGGCACACGCGCGTGCCTGGCATACGTTGGGCGTGGAGCTTGCCGTCCACAGTCGAAACTGGGAGGAGGCGACGCGGCTGGCTTCTCTGTGGGACGCGCGGGTCTCTCCAGACCTGGACAGCCTGCTGGCCGAGGTGGACGTGGTCGACGTCTGCCTGCCCACCTTCCTGCACCGGGAAACCGCCGAACGCGCGGCGCGGGCAGGCTGCCATGTGGTGTGCGAAAAACCGCTGGCCCTGGCCGTGGAGGACGCCGAGGCGATGTTTGCCGCGTGTGACGCCGCTGGAGTGCGGCTCTTCGTGGCGATGGTACTGCGCTTCTTCCCGCAGTACCGTGCCGCGCGTGAGTTGGTGCGGGCGGGGCAGATCGGGGAACCGCGCGTGTTGCGGCTGAAGCGCGTGGGTTCACCTCCGCACGGTGGGACTTCCTGGTTCGGGGACGAGGCGCGGTCTGGCGGCGTCATCCTGGACCTGATGCTGCACGACATCGACTACGCCCTCTGGACGCTGGGTGAGGCGGAGCGGGTGTATGCCCGGTCGACCACAGCAGGGGCGCACCAGTACGCGCAGGCGGTGCTGACCCACCGCTCAGGCGCGTCCTGCCTGATTGAAGCGGGGTGGGCGTACCCGGATGGCCTGTTCCGTACGGGGATTGACCTGGCCGGGACTTCGGGGCTGATCGAATGGTCCTCGGACGCCGCACCCCCGGTCCAGACGTTTCACCCTCAGAAGCGGGGAGAACAGCAGGCGGTCGCGTTGCCCGCCGTATCGCCGGGGACGGACCCATTCGTGCTGGAATTGGGGGCGGTGCTCGCCGCTCTGAAGGAAGACAGGCCCTTTGAGGTGACACCTGGAGAAGCGCTGGGGGCGCTCCGGACTGCCTTTGCCATCCGCGAGTCCGCCCGGACGGGGCGCGCAGTGACGCTGGGGGTGGAGGCGTGA
- a CDS encoding Gfo/Idh/MocA family protein: protein MKLGLLGTAHVHAGPYVTLLREMPQVDLLGFWDDGPGAKDQAQRWNLPLYDGPQALLAARPDGVIVCSETSRHRELVEVCARAGVHVLCEKPIAPTLADSLAMRDVCEEHGVRFMTAFPMRFDPSATALRDALTRGELGDVLGVNGVNHSENPSAHAPWFADPALSGGGAVMDHVVHLADLLRWCFGREVSEVYADVQWTEGAGVGGTRLDTAGLLLLTLEDGVQASIDCSWSRPATYPRWGHLKLDVVGTEGLTVVDAFADHLTLYAPDSLRPAEWVGFGPDPNRAMLAAFVHTLQTGEPPPVSWQDGHEALRVVLAAYESAWRGQPVRLGSEATV from the coding sequence GTGAAACTTGGCCTGCTGGGAACGGCCCATGTCCACGCGGGACCCTATGTGACCCTGCTGCGGGAAATGCCGCAGGTGGACCTGCTGGGTTTCTGGGATGATGGCCCTGGAGCGAAAGACCAGGCCCAGCGGTGGAATCTCCCCCTGTACGACGGGCCGCAAGCCCTCCTCGCGGCCCGGCCCGATGGGGTGATCGTCTGCTCGGAAACCTCAAGACACCGCGAACTGGTGGAGGTGTGCGCCCGCGCGGGAGTTCACGTGCTCTGTGAGAAACCCATCGCTCCTACGCTGGCTGACTCGTTGGCAATGCGGGACGTGTGCGAGGAGCACGGCGTGCGGTTCATGACCGCGTTTCCCATGCGCTTCGACCCCTCGGCCACTGCCCTCCGCGATGCCCTGACGCGCGGCGAACTGGGGGACGTATTGGGTGTAAACGGGGTGAACCACAGCGAGAATCCGTCGGCCCACGCCCCGTGGTTTGCCGATCCGGCCCTCTCGGGCGGTGGAGCCGTGATGGACCACGTGGTGCATCTGGCGGACCTGTTGCGCTGGTGCTTCGGCCGTGAAGTGAGCGAGGTGTACGCCGACGTACAGTGGACCGAGGGTGCTGGGGTGGGGGGCACGCGGCTCGACACGGCCGGACTGCTGCTGCTCACGCTGGAGGACGGCGTGCAGGCCAGCATCGACTGCAGCTGGAGCCGCCCGGCGACTTACCCGCGCTGGGGTCACCTGAAGCTCGATGTGGTGGGTACGGAGGGCCTGACCGTTGTGGACGCCTTCGCAGACCATCTCACGCTTTACGCACCGGACAGCCTGCGCCCCGCCGAGTGGGTAGGCTTCGGCCCGGACCCCAACCGGGCAATGCTGGCGGCCTTCGTGCACACCCTGCAGACCGGCGAACCTCCGCCCGTCTCGTGGCAGGACGGACATGAGGCGCTGCGCGTGGTGCTCGCGGCCTACGAATCGGCGTGGCGGGGACAACCGGTGCGGCTCGGAAGCGAAGCGACGGTTTAA